A section of the Leptospira semungkisensis genome encodes:
- a CDS encoding glycoside hydrolase family 5 protein: MFIRKRIKVFCSVLVLWTIVASCSPDSKLSPFPFSLTQATQSVKSVTYSAMSLAGLSIPPSPPLSTNGRYIVDANNNRFKLKAVNWYGASDTRQVVGGLDKQPISHIVSLIQEWGFNSVRLPFSNKMLHDTSIVPNDYVSANPQFFGKTALEIYDETVQALTSAGIVVVLNNHTTFSEWCCGFDYNGEWYHTGSSFAYNQTPEMWRADWAFLADRYKNNKFVAAADLRNEVRTMRFNDTYLPNSPNWGWGNIDDWRKASQDAANDILRTNPDIVIVIEGINWWGAIPILGSGERPFLKPVRDLQAHIRAMNKLVYSAHNYAYIGPKHNGDDTTSGGNIKYKDMDLTTFRNTITDEWGYVTDPDTITTYPVWLSEFGASPGETNPADREWLKRIVDYLIDKDIDFAIWPLNGEDEWGLVTSDWSQTRMDDWRFEHLSRLISFSGKTGTVTNVDHFTRLNFKGVDDNASTIDNDWLSGANKGTCPDGERFLGLSQDQRALCGDTKYGKLWNSDRAINVQAVYETPTRSHDTGDWASGFTKYECPTDYYVAGATKHSWGTSGILCAHSKIPLANSCRTVWFDRGDNRSSQRAGDWAPGSYKGQCADSEYVAGIAQRNGGASALLCCSSPLSGELPLVYKAKDLSHRTGFAEGDAWVVTTADNWADHILYGPYDRGRWGTGNKKAIFRMMVDVTNANNDKVVTLDVFDGQNVLAVRDVYRHDFAGPGLYTNLDLDFSISPDKVDRPMEVRAWWYDTSYVKTENVTVQNR, translated from the coding sequence ATGTTCATTAGAAAAAGAATAAAAGTCTTTTGTTCCGTCTTGGTGCTTTGGACGATTGTTGCGAGCTGTTCACCAGACTCGAAGCTTTCACCTTTCCCGTTCTCGCTTACTCAGGCTACGCAGTCCGTTAAGTCTGTTACTTATTCTGCGATGTCTTTAGCGGGTTTAAGTATTCCTCCCTCGCCCCCTTTGAGCACAAATGGAAGATACATCGTAGATGCGAATAATAATCGTTTTAAGCTTAAGGCAGTGAACTGGTATGGTGCAAGCGATACTCGCCAAGTTGTGGGAGGATTAGATAAGCAACCTATTTCGCATATCGTTTCTCTGATCCAGGAATGGGGTTTTAATTCTGTTCGCCTTCCTTTCTCTAATAAGATGCTCCATGATACGAGTATCGTTCCGAATGATTATGTTTCTGCGAATCCTCAATTCTTTGGCAAGACAGCTTTAGAAATTTATGATGAGACAGTGCAAGCTCTGACTTCTGCAGGTATCGTAGTCGTTTTGAACAACCATACTACCTTCTCAGAATGGTGTTGTGGTTTTGATTATAATGGAGAGTGGTATCATACGGGCTCTTCCTTCGCCTATAACCAGACTCCTGAAATGTGGAGAGCTGACTGGGCCTTCTTAGCGGATCGATATAAGAATAACAAGTTCGTAGCCGCAGCTGATCTTCGTAATGAAGTTCGCACCATGCGTTTCAATGATACCTATCTTCCGAACAGTCCGAACTGGGGTTGGGGAAATATCGACGACTGGCGTAAGGCTTCTCAAGACGCAGCGAATGATATTCTTCGCACCAATCCGGACATAGTGATCGTGATAGAAGGTATTAACTGGTGGGGAGCCATTCCTATTTTAGGTTCCGGAGAACGTCCCTTCTTAAAACCTGTCCGTGATCTGCAGGCTCATATTCGTGCTATGAACAAGCTTGTATACTCGGCGCACAATTACGCGTATATCGGTCCGAAACATAATGGCGACGACACCACTTCCGGTGGAAATATCAAGTACAAGGACATGGACCTTACTACCTTCCGAAATACGATTACGGATGAATGGGGTTATGTTACTGATCCGGATACGATCACAACTTATCCTGTTTGGTTAAGCGAATTCGGCGCTTCCCCCGGAGAGACCAACCCAGCAGATAGAGAATGGCTCAAGAGAATAGTGGATTACTTGATCGATAAGGATATCGATTTCGCAATCTGGCCATTGAATGGAGAGGATGAATGGGGCCTCGTGACCTCCGATTGGTCTCAAACCAGAATGGACGACTGGCGCTTTGAACATTTGAGTCGTCTGATTTCTTTTTCAGGAAAGACAGGAACCGTGACTAACGTGGATCATTTTACGCGCCTAAACTTCAAAGGAGTAGATGATAATGCAAGTACCATCGATAACGATTGGTTATCCGGTGCGAATAAAGGAACCTGTCCCGACGGAGAACGCTTCTTAGGCTTAAGCCAAGACCAAAGAGCTCTTTGTGGAGATACCAAATACGGCAAACTTTGGAATAGCGATCGTGCAATCAACGTGCAAGCAGTCTACGAAACACCTACTCGCTCCCACGACACCGGAGATTGGGCCAGCGGATTCACCAAGTATGAATGTCCTACTGACTATTATGTTGCGGGTGCGACTAAACATTCTTGGGGAACAAGCGGAATCCTCTGCGCTCATAGCAAGATTCCTCTTGCAAACTCCTGCCGTACTGTTTGGTTCGATCGAGGTGATAACCGTTCTTCTCAACGCGCAGGTGATTGGGCCCCAGGTTCTTATAAAGGCCAATGTGCAGACTCGGAGTATGTTGCCGGTATTGCACAAAGAAACGGAGGAGCATCGGCCCTTCTCTGCTGCTCTTCTCCTCTAAGTGGAGAATTGCCTTTGGTCTATAAGGCAAAGGATCTCTCTCATCGCACAGGATTTGCAGAAGGTGACGCCTGGGTCGTTACTACAGCAGATAATTGGGCAGATCATATTCTCTACGGACCTTACGATAGAGGTCGCTGGGGAACTGGAAATAAGAAGGCGATCTTTAGAATGATGGTAGATGTAACTAACGCGAATAACGATAAGGTAGTAACACTGGATGTGTTCGATGGTCAGAATGTATTAGCAGTGCGAGATGTGTATAGACATGATTTCGCAGGTCCTGGCTTATACACTAATTTAGACTTGGACTTTAGCATCTCGCCGGACAAGGTAGATCGCCCTATGGAAGTTCGCGCTTGGTGGTACGATACTTCCTATGTAAAAACGGAGAACGTGACTGTCCAAAATCGCTAA
- a CDS encoding TetR/AcrR family transcriptional regulator, translating to MGLRELKKVKTRKLISDIARDLFIERGFAQVTVAEIAEKAEVAVTTLFNYFPTKESIIFDREDEIDTEILTAIRNKKKDHSILDALHKYFLNSKLINPPNKRIFSEFMKLVRSSPELASYFRGIWSRYETTLAKEIQNESGANKTEAECIAKLILEGVNFACNSASPKDALNLTFKILKNGWNK from the coding sequence ATGGGATTGCGTGAGCTAAAAAAAGTGAAGACCAGAAAACTCATTTCTGATATTGCCCGTGATCTATTCATTGAGAGAGGATTTGCGCAAGTCACGGTTGCCGAGATAGCAGAGAAAGCCGAGGTGGCGGTCACTACACTCTTCAATTACTTTCCTACGAAAGAGTCGATCATCTTTGATCGCGAAGATGAGATCGATACGGAGATCCTAACGGCAATCCGCAATAAGAAAAAAGACCACTCTATTCTAGATGCTCTACATAAGTATTTCCTCAATAGTAAACTCATTAATCCTCCTAACAAAAGGATCTTCTCAGAATTCATGAAGCTTGTAAGATCTTCTCCCGAACTTGCCTCCTATTTCCGCGGAATTTGGAGTCGGTATGAAACTACTTTGGCCAAAGAAATTCAAAATGAATCCGGGGCAAATAAGACGGAAGCAGAATGTATTGCAAAGCTGATTCTCGAAGGAGTGAACTTTGCCTGTAACTCAGCATCTCCAAAAGATGCCTTAAATCTCACGTTCAAAATCTTAAAAAATGGGTGGAATAAATGA
- a CDS encoding TetR/AcrR family transcriptional regulator, producing MVQLAKKGPTKKENILTAAIGVFGQFGFQKTSVDDIAEAAHLSKQGLYLHFSSKQEIFLASLQKYLDDGLILVQEELTKANSSLYDRLLGAMDAWFGRHYATFSPKSFDIIKTGNSISGIQIEKYKDTFRAKIAKAIAESTEFKRSKNVYSPKEISQVLFLCGLTWKEEDITSRADLLKKFGLCIRVCCQIET from the coding sequence ATGGTCCAATTGGCAAAGAAAGGTCCCACAAAGAAAGAAAATATTTTGACTGCTGCGATCGGCGTCTTTGGACAGTTTGGATTCCAAAAAACATCAGTGGATGATATAGCAGAAGCCGCTCATTTATCCAAGCAAGGTCTCTATCTTCATTTTTCCAGCAAACAGGAAATCTTTTTAGCATCCTTGCAAAAGTACTTAGACGATGGATTGATTTTAGTACAAGAAGAACTGACAAAAGCGAATTCATCCCTATACGATCGTCTTCTTGGAGCAATGGATGCTTGGTTCGGTCGCCATTATGCTACATTCTCTCCGAAATCTTTCGATATTATAAAAACCGGCAATAGTATATCCGGAATTCAAATCGAAAAATACAAGGATACGTTCCGAGCAAAGATAGCAAAAGCGATAGCAGAATCTACAGAATTTAAGCGGAGCAAAAATGTATATTCGCCAAAAGAGATTTCCCAAGTGCTTTTTCTTTGCGGACTTACTTGGAAGGAAGAGGATATAACTTCTAGAGCGGATCTCCTGAAAAAGTTCGGTCTCTGCATTCGAGTCTGCTGTCAAATCGAGACTTAA
- a CDS encoding FAD-dependent monooxygenase: MNHTKSSYDVIISGAGPVGLFLACELALAKCSVLILEKAEDPHLPLKQLPFGIRGLSSPTIEALYRRGLLNELEIHKIIKNPHANTVQGGPRRQAGHFAGIPFHDGDIDTSQWKYRLPSSTETILISEMAELETILSRRTEALGVEIKRGLALTSLEQTADEVTVQAGDQSFRAQWLVGCDGARSIVRKTAGFEFAGTDPEFTGYSAKVDIADPEKLKPGRNPTPTGMYLQSQPGFLIMQDFDGGEFHNSEKPITLEHVQKTIRYISNTDVTIKALHFASTWTDRARQATEYRKERILLAGDAAHIHSPLGGQGLNLGLGDAMNLGWKLAATIQKKAPKGLLDSYHIERYPIGAQVLDWSRAQVAIMKPTPQSRALHAIFHDLLETRDGATYIAGRVWGIHTQYDLGNAHPLVGHSVPNFEFEDGTKIGEQMKDGKGIFLDFNTNTSLKALASEYEDQIKYVSGRAKEQFNLSAALIRPDGIVAWASNEELNEPAFRQAANLWFSK, encoded by the coding sequence ATGAATCACACCAAATCGTCTTACGACGTAATCATATCCGGCGCAGGTCCTGTAGGACTATTCCTAGCTTGCGAACTGGCTTTAGCAAAATGTTCAGTCCTTATATTAGAAAAGGCTGAAGACCCGCATTTGCCCTTAAAGCAACTTCCTTTCGGAATACGAGGGCTCTCTTCTCCTACCATCGAAGCACTCTATCGAAGAGGATTGTTAAACGAATTAGAGATACATAAAATAATCAAAAACCCGCATGCCAATACTGTGCAGGGAGGACCGCGTCGTCAAGCAGGACACTTTGCAGGCATCCCGTTTCACGATGGTGATATCGATACTTCTCAATGGAAGTATAGACTACCAAGTTCCACCGAAACCATTTTGATCTCCGAAATGGCAGAACTTGAAACTATATTGTCTCGTCGTACTGAAGCCTTAGGAGTAGAGATCAAGAGAGGGCTCGCGTTAACTTCGCTAGAACAAACGGCGGATGAGGTGACTGTTCAAGCAGGTGATCAATCTTTTCGAGCACAATGGCTCGTAGGTTGTGATGGAGCTCGAAGCATTGTCCGTAAGACAGCGGGTTTCGAATTTGCCGGCACTGATCCTGAATTCACAGGATATTCTGCAAAGGTCGACATTGCCGATCCGGAAAAGCTAAAGCCTGGCCGCAATCCTACTCCTACCGGAATGTATTTGCAATCTCAGCCTGGTTTCCTAATCATGCAGGATTTTGACGGCGGGGAATTTCATAATTCAGAAAAGCCAATCACTCTAGAACATGTGCAGAAGACAATTCGCTATATCTCGAACACAGATGTTACCATCAAAGCTTTACATTTCGCATCCACTTGGACGGACAGAGCAAGACAAGCAACTGAATACCGCAAAGAAAGAATCCTGTTAGCAGGAGATGCAGCACATATTCATTCCCCGCTAGGTGGGCAAGGATTGAATCTTGGTCTTGGGGACGCAATGAATCTAGGGTGGAAGCTCGCCGCTACGATCCAAAAGAAGGCGCCGAAAGGTCTATTAGATAGTTATCATATAGAGAGATATCCGATCGGCGCTCAAGTTCTAGATTGGTCAAGGGCTCAAGTTGCCATCATGAAACCGACGCCACAGTCTCGCGCGTTACACGCGATCTTTCATGATCTACTGGAAACTAGAGACGGAGCCACCTATATTGCAGGAAGAGTATGGGGAATTCACACGCAGTATGATCTAGGCAATGCTCATCCTTTAGTAGGTCATAGTGTTCCTAACTTCGAGTTTGAAGATGGAACAAAGATCGGAGAACAAATGAAGGATGGGAAAGGGATATTTCTCGATTTCAATACAAATACTTCTCTAAAAGCCTTAGCTAGCGAATACGAAGACCAAATAAAGTATGTTTCAGGTCGAGCAAAAGAGCAATTCAACTTGAGCGCAGCGTTGATACGTCCAGATGGGATCGTAGCCTGGGCATCTAACGAAGAATTGAATGAACCAGCTTTCCGACAAGCAGCCAATCTTTGGTTTAGTAAATAA